The sequence TTTAGTGTTATACCCGACTTTTATGAGACCGCATTCGGAGTATGGGATCCACGCAACGAGTCCTTTTTCAAGTATGGATCAGATATGCTAAGATCGGTCCAACGGCCTGGGACCAAAATAGCAAAAGATCTCTGGTCTATCTTACATAGACACACTGAGATGGCCCAACCTGTTACCGTTATCATATTTCAGATAAAGGGGTGATCTAATAATGGCTTATCGTTTACTGAGTGGTGATCTTCGTATTATTATTGTCTTATCTTGTCCTTCCATCTAGGACCGATCATCTGAAAGGACATGCTAAGGAAGTTCAAAACCGAGATCGAATAATTTACGTCCGGAGTTCGGTTTCTCGCTCCGAGTAGTGAATTGCTTCAATTCTCTACCAGAACACGTAGTGACAGCACCTCCTGTTGATACATTGAAAGCGAGATTACACCTTCACCATGCTACAAACCAAAAGGATTAACGTAGGTAGACAAACTTCCCTACTACTTGACTGAAAATATTGAGTTGTCGTTAGTAGCGTACATATTAAGTATGCCTGTCCACTTACAACTACATTTCAAGTATATACCCTTGGTTGGTAGTGACAGGAGAACGTGCTTATTGTGTGAAAAAACCCAGGTAGCCTCGGAAGATTAGGGTCCACTAGGATTTTATCGTTTACTGTACTAGTGaaaatcagtttttttttaataaaaataatcgtATCATTCATCTTTAGGTGGTACCgaagatgaattttacaaacACTTGGATCTCATTTCAGTCCGATTGTCTTGACGGATATTGTTAACATTGACTACAGCAATTGAATACATAACTGAGTTAGATCCAAGGCTAATTATCATTCAACTAAGgaacgcccccaaatgccctggtacggtctagagtggggagagttcgctctccctctcgaaatgctctcatatggccacgcctatatagcctctgccagggaagtcctactcactgccttctcgtggcggggatgttgtttacgaaaatgagaggacgaaaagcgaatgtacggcgctttaaccggattccaaaccaatggcgcacatgggctggctccagtatcctgcgggaacaaatggcgtatgaaccaattccttggtcaccggcttccatgggactgcatctccttacgatgctccactgccttgtggatcagaccttcaggtcgaaggctcggcgtgtggctccctaagaaaaccacctgcttcggtttgggcatccgggcagtatcacagccctcttacatatcgaatgagatttgtgtggcgcatatgtatttggtgcctccttgtaccaatatctatgtgttaaaataaaataaataacaactaAGGTACGGAGACAATCAGTTGCTAGGTAGAAATAAAATATATGGTTGGGCCCAAGTGCACTGGATCATGTCGTCGCACATCATATCAGTACAGAGAAGATTAATGGGATAACAAATGAGAATGTGAACTTAATAATTCGGACATTGGTTTAAACTATGTATCTTTTTTGACGATGACTTGGATTAATTGAACTAGGCCTCAGAGATATTCAACATATGCCTACTGGATTCTTGGGGATTGATGAAAAAAGTAGGAGCAACTATGTTTTCTTTCAGAATTGgacaaatttattttgttaatttgtCAGGCTGATGAAGCTTTTTAGCTTGTACATTATTGGATCGAAAGGAATGACGTGTTCACCATATTATGCAAACATTACATCTATCGCTTTGTTTAAAGCTACGAAGAAAACCGATTTTTTACCAAGTCTTTTTCAGTATTCTGTATTCGATAAtccttttttaaagaaatatagaATGTTTTGCGTACATTGGTTTGCCCGTAGACTTTCATTTTTCTCTCTAATCATTTCATGATAATTTTTTCGTTATCGTATAGAAGACATTATGCAAAAGATATTTGTGAATAGTTACATAAACTTGTATGGTGTTTTCGGTAACTAGGATTTTCTCGCTAACAAGAACGCAAATTTGATGCAATAGTGCTTTATGCCTGCGCGATCGATCTGGTTTTCAACTCGGATTCGACAATATGAAATGTGATGAGTCTATAAACCAGACGTACCACTTGGCGGCTTGGTCATGGAATCGATTATCTAGATCGGTTATAGTGGAATTGGTCGCCACTGTATTATGTATATACTTCATTTTCCGTTTCGCTGCTTTGTATGAGTCTGAGACTACACTTATGTCTAAGTTGATCAGTACTCTTCAACAATTATCAAATTCTTTAGATGACCATGTAAGTTAAAAACCCATATTTCAGCTGGTATTTGTCGTCATTATATTGACTGAGGAGTACCAAACACATTTTGATTCTGAAATAAACTAAAACTGCAAACTCCAGACCATTGGATTTTGGTTGCTCATCAGTAATATGTCTGTCATGAAGCTTGAATGTCTTGTGTTCGATTTCAGCGTATTGTCATAGGCTAAAACGAAGCACTAAGATAGCGTTAATTGATCTAAGATAGCCCTCGACTTTTTATTTAAAGTTAATGTAATGTATCAAACATATTAAAGTGACCAATAAATGTAGCTTTAGCTTTAGTTTGGAAacgctcccaaatgccctggtacggtcgagagtagggagagtcagctctccctctagaaatgccctcacatggccacgtgaataccactgccagggaagtcctactcattaccttttcgcggcattactgttgtttacgaaattgagaggacgaaaagcaaatgtccggttCTTTAACTTGGTTGGTGAGTACGgaagatccacctagaggagtcggaaaaccctgattcctaaccaatggtgcacatgggccccaggatcctaaagaaacaaatggcatataaATCTATTGTTTGTcgccggctatcatgggactgtatctccttggGCTaacccactgccttgtggattaaaccgttgggtcaaaggctctgggagtggccccctaagaaaatcatatGCTTCGTCTTGGGTACGCGGAAAGTATCATAGTCCTCTCACATATCGAACGATTTGTttggcacatatctatttggtgccttcttgtaccattatttgtgtgtttaaataaataaataaagtttggaaACAGTTACATGGAATGAAGAACTAATAGGTGCTTCTGTAGAGCTCCAACACACCATGGATTGTTGTTCTCCGCCAACAGACGTTCAACAGCTTGTTGTACGTTTTAACTCTGTAACATGTATTTTGTCATTTTGATCGCAAACATTAGTGGTGGACGATCTATAAAAGCTGTTGGTTGTGAAATATCTATTTGTATAAGATACTACGCCGAATAGTATTTAAGCTCCTAGTGTATTCAACAGAACTGATGTAACTAGTAATttttataataaagaaaattaagTAGGGCTAAGATTCTATGTTTTCATACAAGTAAAAAGTGCCACCATTTGCTAAGCCATTCTGTGTTGATAAAGAAATCATCCTCGAAAGTCTCGTATCCTTATTGATATTCGTAACCATTTCTCAGGAAATATACTATTTTAATATTCGCTTATACAACATATTTTTAATAAAGTAATGATACTACAAAACAAACATTGACACTAAGGAACAACAAAGCAATTAAAATGCTGTAACGGTATTATGAAGAAGTAAAGGATAAGACAATACATGGTTGAGAAAAGTAATTACTTTGGACTTATTAAAATTTTTTCTCATGTTATACAGTTATTAAGTCCAAAAGAATAAAAATTTGCAACAAACTAATCATCAGTTTTAAACTGAAAATTGGTCGAGTATAGTTTATGCTGTTTTGTCTCTTACCATAAAGAAATTAATCGTTAGATGGATGGAGTCAGTAGAAAGGAAGTCCTGAGCTTAGGTTTCAtgttatttggcactcgtcagcaaagtgtatTTGCAGGCTTGTGATAACGGATGTTTCCCATAGGATTTCAACCCTCACCTTTCAGGGTAACAGGGACGTTGTCAGTCGGCTATTCTAGTCGTGACATGTAGACGCTGCATACAATATTGCGTCATTTAGACCTGCAACCATATTGGAACTTCGTCGACAGAATGCAATCAGGACCATGAACTATATAAACATGATATTCGTTATAATTCAGTAATCAATCACTGAAAACCAGAATTACATGACATACTGTCATTGATGCTTGCATCACAGGTTCAGTCTGTTGAAAGCCCTTAGCAAACTTTGcattaatgtaaatatatttagtaTAATTCATGCATAGTACCTTCTGCTCCTATAACCATTTCTCATTCAAGCAATAACTAAGGGTAGTTGTGTTTCATTAACTTATAAAAATATCCAGTTCATAGCTTTATTCTTACCATACGTTTCTGAAATGAAGTTTTGTATCTCAAATGATTTTTGGGCCTCTTGTATTCTCTTTGCCAAGTGGCTTTTCTACAACCTCTCACTGTTCACCTCAACAACGCCATCAGCATTTGCTTCACGTGCAGTTAAACTGTTAACAATTTCATAAGAGCTAAATTCGTCTGTTTTGATGTACTTGTTTGTTAATAATTGTCTGTTAAGGTTTTGCCAGCTTCATTTGTCTTTTTGTTCTTGTTAACTGTTTTGGTCGATTGATCCCTTGCCAAACAATTAGTTGATCGCTTTTAAATAGGTTGGCAAATAAGATCGATTTTGATTTACCTACCGATTGCAGACTGACCTGAGTCCCATGTTTTTGGAAATTTCCTTTGAATTTCCTCGATCAAGAGTTTAGTGTTTTTCTAAACAAATTCGTGCCCCCGGTTGTCTCTGTGTACATATATAAGTGATGATATTTCATGGAGTATTAGTGCTAGTTTATGTTCTGGTATGAGTATATAAAAGAGTTACCCACTTTATCCAAAATAATACTTGTTGCAATTAGTGGAATCTATTCGTCGATAAtgtcatttattttcttttcctGTTTTGTCTTTGAGTCTGTATAAAATGAGATAATCAACTTCTGTTGGTACGTGAGCTACTTTGTATCCGAAGGGCTTGAAGGTCATTTTGGTGACTTCTGAAATGTTAATCCCATGTTATAGGACAATTTGTTTTCTGGTTTATGAGGATAATTTTGTGCGCTGATGTGTTCACTTGCTAGACAATTTTTGATGAATCACGATGACCATTTTTACTTGAGATAAACAGAAGGCGGTCTGTAAATCTGTGCATTGGATTGGAAAATTTTTTTAGAACAGATCATTGAGTTCTCCCAAACGTTACCACTCCAGAGATAACCGTCCGTACATAAGGTCATCAAAAAAAGAGTATTTAGCACCTTTGGAATAATTGAACGGCTCATTTGTACATGAACTAAGCGCTGAGGGTTTTACCTAAACGACAATGAAAGTTTCACTAGAAAATCACTTAACCCAGAGGATGGAACGAAGCTTATGTACACGTTCACAAACCAGATAATAATATTTTAGACGTACTCTTTTCTTCGAGAAATAACCTGGGTTTacatcattatttttaattgtcTCTTGCATGTAATAATTTGTATTGTCTTTTTATTGAAAACTACAGATAATGTTGCAAATGGAACTTCATTCAAAACTGAAGAGGACAAACGTGCCACCTGATAAAGTTACTATTCCAGTTTTAGTGATAGCTTGTAATCGTCCAACTGCTAGTCGTCCTATTGATAAACTATTACAGTTAAAATCCGAAATGCTGAAGCAAAACAATTTTGAATTTCCGATTTTCGTTTCACACGCTTGTGATGACCATGCTACTGAAAAAGTTTTACGTTCCTATCAGGATAGCATTACTGTCATAAAACCAAAAGCCCCGTTAATTAATCCAGGTAGAAATTTTAAATTTACaatgtattatttaatatttcatgGTTGTCTGCCCCGACCAAGTGTATTCGAGTGAAAAGCCTTCTTAATTTGGTCTACTTTGGTGGATCTTTTAAAAATGGACTTGGGTTCAAAGTCTCTTGATTGATGAAGTCGAAGGTAACCTTTACGTCGAAGAATACAACTACAATAAGACGCCGAATATATCTATATTCCAATACCTATTGAACGATTAATATTTGGTTGACGCATCCACAACTGGTTCCGGAATTCGCCTAATTTTCTCCCGTTCTCTGTTCCCAAGCTCCAGTTAACGTATGATAGATAGGACAATATAACCCTTGTTCTTAGTTGCTTCTAGATTGAGATCTCAGAGATGATTTAAATCAGTGGCTTATAATTCTAGGTAATACGACTGTAAATCAATAACAACTGAACAAAACTATTTAGTTCCTCCTTcattcatatttattctgatatatTTTAGTTGGTACCAATTTTGTTTCTTCATGCATTTGTAAAGTATGATACCTTAAATCGACATGCTTCTATGAGGTCCTACCTCGTCTGTGTATAGGTTCCTTCTAGCTAATCCTGATAGATTAAGCCTTTCATTCATTTAGTTACTGTACCGTGAAGTGTTTGGGAACTTcaactaattttttttcaaaattaggAGCTGAATAGTGCTATATATCTGCATGTTGTATGTTAATCAAATTATGCTTTGTGATTGCGAATGAGACTGTTCATTGTGTTATTTTCATAGTGTTATTACTGTGATGTTGATTGAAAAAGATTTATGATTAGCGTTTGTGTATAAGCAGGCCATCGATTGGATTAATTCATATTCCATTCAAGATGACGTTGGAGCACTCTGATTGGCCTATTTCTAAC comes from Schistosoma haematobium chromosome 3, whole genome shotgun sequence and encodes:
- the MGAT1_1 gene encoding Alpha-1,3-mannosyl-glycoprotein 2-beta-N-acetylglucosaminyltransferase, variant 2 (EggNog:ENOG410V617~COG:G~CAZy:GT13), giving the protein MKCDESINQTYHLAAWSWNRLSRSVIVELVATVLCIYFIFRFAALYESETTLMSKLISTLQQLSNSLDDHIMLQMELHSKLKRTNVPPDKVTIPVLVIACNRPTASRPIDKLLQLKSEMLKQNNFEFPIFVSHACDDHATEKVLRSYQDSITVIKPKAPLINPVQSSSLKVFEGYRHVSHHYKWALDQIFMAHNYSTVIIVEDDLDLAPDFLSYFVGAYNLLTQDNTLFCASAFNDNGRLQLIDITRPELLYRLVAIIFVYFCIF
- the MGAT1_1 gene encoding Alpha-1,3-mannosyl-glycoprotein 2-beta-N-acetylglucosaminyltransferase (EggNog:ENOG410V617~COG:G), yielding MLQMELHSKLKRTNVPPDKVTIPVLVIACNRPTASRPIDKLLQLKSEMLKQNNFEFPIFVSHACDDHATEKVLRSYQDSITVIKPKAPLINPVQSSSLKVFEGYRHVSHHYKWALDQIFMAHNYSTVIIVEDDLDLAPDFLSYFVGAYNLLTQDNTLFCASAFNDNGRLQLIDITRPELLYRK